A section of the Subtercola frigoramans genome encodes:
- a CDS encoding ABC transporter ATP-binding protein produces the protein MNPETARADNAHGGESPLPVIHARGLVKRFGRVTALDGLDLSVAPGEVHGFLGPNGSGKSTTIRILLGLARADGGSVEVFGEDPWAAAVSLHRRIAYVPGDVTLWPNLTGGEAIDLLTRLRAVRGPGHGHGHAHRHGHVHDSAARRTSDERDAVRRRDALIDAFDFDPGKKGRAYSKGNRQKVALIAAFATPAELYILDEPTSGLDPVMESVFAREVTRVTNDGAAVLLSSHILSEVEELCDRVTIIRAGATVETGTLADLRHLTRTEVSFSSAGMTDARLATLTNVHDLRTADGRVFLTVDSTQLVAALPQLADLEVTGLTIAPPSLEELFLHHYGDAPAAPPALAQP, from the coding sequence ATGAACCCAGAGACGGCAAGGGCCGACAACGCCCACGGAGGGGAGTCACCTCTGCCGGTCATCCATGCCCGCGGGCTCGTCAAACGATTCGGCCGGGTGACCGCACTCGACGGCCTCGACCTGAGTGTCGCCCCCGGCGAAGTGCACGGATTCCTCGGACCGAACGGGTCTGGCAAGTCCACGACCATCCGCATCCTGCTCGGCCTCGCCCGCGCCGACGGTGGCAGCGTCGAGGTCTTCGGCGAGGACCCGTGGGCGGCGGCCGTCTCGCTGCATCGCCGCATCGCCTACGTTCCGGGTGACGTCACCCTCTGGCCGAACCTCACCGGCGGCGAGGCGATCGACCTGCTCACCCGCCTCCGCGCCGTTCGCGGTCCCGGGCATGGGCACGGGCATGCGCATAGGCACGGGCACGTGCACGATTCGGCCGCACGAAGAACCTCCGACGAGCGTGACGCCGTGCGCCGACGGGATGCCCTCATCGACGCGTTCGATTTCGACCCGGGCAAGAAGGGCCGCGCCTACTCGAAGGGCAACAGGCAGAAGGTCGCCCTCATCGCCGCCTTCGCCACCCCAGCCGAGCTCTACATTCTCGACGAACCGACGTCGGGGCTCGACCCGGTGATGGAGTCGGTGTTCGCCCGCGAAGTCACCCGGGTCACGAACGACGGCGCCGCCGTGTTGCTGTCCAGCCACATCCTCTCCGAGGTCGAAGAGCTCTGCGACAGGGTCACCATCATCCGGGCAGGTGCGACCGTCGAGACCGGAACGCTCGCTGACCTCCGTCATCTGACGCGCACCGAGGTCTCGTTCTCCTCGGCAGGCATGACGGATGCCCGGCTCGCCACCCTGACGAACGTCCACGATCTGCGAACCGCCGACGGCCGCGTGTTCCTCACCGTCGACTCGACGCAGCTCGTCGCGGCTCTCCCCCAGCTGGCCGATCTCGAGGTCACCGGACTGACGATCGCACCGCCGTCGCTCGAGGAGCTCTTCCTGCATCACTACGGCGACGCCCCGGCCGCACCGCCCGCACTGGCCCAGCCGTGA
- a CDS encoding DUF7882 family protein, with protein MGLLLYGSPGIEIKFDDRALQHLQIVITAKLRRHESFVFSWNDAPETGSGRSSIWLDPSSTLCYRYFGSRIPSINREWVDALMESANSGSGLNFLPEPPAHHMGHVLSETEVRDHHLN; from the coding sequence ATGGGTCTTCTGCTTTACGGAAGCCCCGGCATCGAGATCAAGTTCGATGACCGGGCACTGCAGCACCTCCAGATCGTCATCACCGCGAAGCTTCGCAGGCACGAGAGCTTCGTCTTCTCCTGGAACGATGCCCCCGAAACAGGAAGTGGTCGCAGTTCCATCTGGCTCGACCCCAGCAGCACCCTGTGCTACCGCTATTTCGGGTCGCGGATCCCCTCGATCAACAGGGAGTGGGTCGACGCATTGATGGAGTCGGCGAACAGTGGCAGCGGCCTGAACTTCCTGCCGGAACCCCCTGCGCACCACATGGGCCACGTGCTGTCTGAGACTGAGGTGCGCGATCACCACCTGAACTGA
- a CDS encoding ABC transporter permease, with protein sequence MNSVEQQLKRHVERQLERESVGILFAQRARRDRVQLIIWIAGISLLAYASLASVNTTFPSAVSRVSILQVATANPVLLMLRGLPDGISNGGFGVFELFSFLGLLAGFMSTFLVTRHTRAEEESGRAELIGATPASRRVPTLATLVLATGANLVLGIAVAVGYLAAGGNPENVVNSSDPSAAGAENATALQALADSLTSTSPTPSSAVWGSVLAGASVAGVGLTSMAVALIVSQLVSTSRGANGISAAFVGFAYLAAGIGNATGAVSPDGTAVAAAWPVWLSPIGWGQQTHPFTQPTALPLLLDVVVVAGLVALALVVQSSRDVGASLFAARTGRTTAHSWLSGPTALAWRLHWPTITGWALGSAVLGAIVGTLGPAMLSAVSTDSSITAALKLIAPGDTNDVMKMFISAIFGFAGILAAGSAIQSIIRLRQEEARGTAELVLASAVSRVRYLLGYLSVGLAAVVIVLLAAAIPAALLLNGSGYPDAWQSILLSTVAQLPVALVYLCGLALVFTLLPRATAAIGWGTLTAGIVFGLYGAALGLPEWLRNTSPFTHTPVTTGSNTDWTGGIWMLVLSLLAALAALALMRRRELQ encoded by the coding sequence GTGAACAGCGTCGAACAACAGCTCAAAAGACACGTCGAACGACAGCTCGAACGAGAGTCGGTCGGCATCCTCTTCGCCCAGAGGGCCAGGCGCGACCGCGTGCAGCTCATCATCTGGATCGCGGGAATCAGCCTGCTCGCCTATGCCTCGCTCGCCTCCGTCAACACCACTTTCCCCTCAGCGGTGAGCCGCGTCAGCATTCTGCAGGTTGCCACCGCAAATCCTGTTCTCCTCATGCTGCGCGGGCTTCCTGACGGCATCTCGAACGGCGGATTCGGGGTCTTCGAACTCTTCTCCTTCCTGGGCCTTCTGGCCGGCTTCATGAGCACGTTCCTGGTCACCCGCCATACGCGGGCAGAGGAGGAATCCGGTCGCGCCGAACTCATCGGCGCGACTCCTGCGTCGCGCCGCGTTCCCACCCTCGCAACCCTGGTCCTCGCGACGGGCGCGAACCTCGTCCTCGGCATCGCCGTGGCCGTGGGCTATCTGGCGGCCGGCGGCAACCCGGAGAACGTCGTGAACTCGAGTGACCCGTCTGCGGCGGGGGCGGAGAATGCGACCGCGCTCCAGGCTCTGGCCGACTCCCTCACCTCGACGTCACCCACGCCGTCGTCAGCGGTGTGGGGCTCAGTCCTGGCCGGGGCCAGCGTGGCCGGGGTGGGGCTCACCTCGATGGCTGTGGCGCTCATCGTTTCCCAGCTCGTCAGCACATCGAGGGGCGCCAACGGCATCTCGGCAGCTTTCGTCGGCTTCGCCTACCTCGCAGCCGGGATCGGCAACGCAACCGGTGCTGTCTCACCCGACGGCACCGCGGTCGCCGCGGCCTGGCCCGTCTGGCTCTCGCCGATCGGCTGGGGCCAGCAGACCCATCCGTTCACCCAGCCCACGGCCCTGCCGCTGCTGCTCGATGTCGTCGTGGTTGCGGGCCTAGTCGCTCTGGCGCTCGTCGTGCAGTCCTCGCGTGACGTCGGGGCCAGCCTCTTCGCGGCCCGAACGGGTCGCACCACGGCCCACAGCTGGCTCTCCGGCCCGACAGCCCTGGCCTGGCGCCTGCACTGGCCGACGATCACCGGCTGGGCACTGGGCTCCGCCGTACTCGGGGCAATCGTCGGCACGCTGGGCCCGGCCATGCTCTCCGCCGTGTCGACCGACTCGTCGATCACCGCCGCGCTGAAGCTCATAGCGCCCGGTGACACGAACGACGTCATGAAGATGTTCATCTCCGCAATCTTCGGCTTCGCCGGCATCCTCGCGGCGGGGAGCGCCATCCAGTCGATCATCCGGTTACGCCAGGAGGAGGCCAGGGGTACCGCCGAACTCGTGCTTGCGTCAGCTGTCTCGCGTGTGCGTTATCTCCTGGGCTACCTCAGCGTGGGTCTTGCCGCCGTCGTCATCGTGCTGCTGGCCGCGGCGATTCCGGCCGCCCTGCTGCTCAACGGTTCCGGGTACCCCGACGCGTGGCAGAGCATCCTCCTGAGCACTGTGGCCCAGCTACCGGTCGCTCTCGTGTATCTCTGCGGTCTCGCCCTGGTCTTCACGCTGCTGCCCCGCGCGACAGCAGCGATCGGCTGGGGCACTCTGACGGCAGGAATCGTTTTCGGACTGTATGGCGCGGCACTCGGGCTCCCCGAGTGGTTGCGCAACACCTCGCCCTTCACGCACACCCCTGTGACCACGGGCTCC